One window of Candidatus Caldatribacterium sp. genomic DNA carries:
- a CDS encoding response regulator, which translates to MPGRIMIVDDAAFMRMMLKDILTKNGYEVVAEASNGKEAVLKYEEVKPDLVTMDITMPEMDGITAVKEIKKRDPNARIIMCSAMGQQAMVVDAIQAGARDFIVKPFKPERVIEAVKKVLGN; encoded by the coding sequence ATGCCCGGACGGATTATGATTGTGGATGATGCTGCGTTCATGCGGATGATGCTTAAGGACATTTTGACAAAGAATGGTTACGAGGTTGTGGCTGAGGCGAGTAACGGCAAGGAAGCGGTGCTCAAGTACGAAGAGGTGAAGCCGGACCTTGTCACCATGGACATCACCATGCCCGAGATGGATGGCATCACCGCTGTGAAGGAAATCAAAAAACGCGACCCGAATGCACGGATTATCATGTGCAGTGCTATGGGGCAGCAGGCTATGGTGGTTGACGCCATTCAGGCCGGAGCCCGTGACTTCATTGTCAAGCCCTTCAAGCCCGAGCGAGTTATCGAGGCGGTGAAGAAAGTCCTGGGCAACTGA